The Winogradskyella schleiferi genome has a window encoding:
- a CDS encoding AtpZ/AtpI family protein has translation MSQANHNKPQSQQPQDQKDKLNSYAVYSGIVIQMVAIIAIGTFIGIKLDESYPNENNLFTLGLTLGSVIASIIYVIRRIIAASKDDNK, from the coding sequence ATGAGCCAAGCAAACCACAACAAGCCTCAGAGCCAACAACCACAAGACCAGAAAGACAAGCTTAATTCTTATGCAGTCTATTCAGGGATTGTAATTCAAATGGTTGCTATAATAGCGATAGGCACTTTTATTGGTATTAAACTAGATGAGTCTTATCCCAACGAAAATAACTTATTTACACTAGGACTAACATTGGGTTCTGTTATTGCTTCAATTATTTACGTAATTAGACGTATTATTGCAGCTTCAAAAGATGACAATAAATGA
- a CDS encoding bactofilin family protein encodes MFSSDNKKPKQSTMETTTQQNIIAQGTKIVGDIASQGPFRIDGTVEGNVKTSGKIVVGKSGFIKGTLQGENADFEGKFSGKLILSGTLSLKSTAHIEGEVHISKLAVEPGATFNATCSMKGTVKSLSNEPSKPQQASEPTTTRPERQA; translated from the coding sequence ATGTTTTCTTCAGACAACAAAAAACCAAAACAATCAACCATGGAAACAACTACTCAGCAAAACATAATAGCACAAGGCACTAAAATTGTAGGTGACATAGCCAGCCAAGGCCCTTTTAGAATTGACGGAACTGTAGAAGGAAATGTTAAAACATCAGGAAAGATTGTGGTCGGTAAATCTGGTTTTATAAAAGGGACTCTACAAGGTGAAAATGCCGATTTTGAAGGTAAATTTTCAGGTAAGCTTATTTTATCTGGTACCTTATCTTTAAAATCTACAGCTCATATTGAAGGTGAAGTCCATATAAGTAAGTTGGCTGTTGAGCCAGGAGCAACTTTTAACGCAACGTGTAGCATGAAAGGTACCGTTAAATCATTATCTAATGAGCCAAGCAAACCACAACAAGCCTCAGAGCCAACAACCACAAGACCAGAAAGACAAGCTTAA
- the porW gene encoding type IX secretion system periplasmic lipoprotein PorW/SprE gives MKTYYKIILLLFCASMLTQSCSRKKDKFINRQFHALGTKYNVLYNGNIALIRGIDGVNNEFTENFWELLPVERMSVSEDIFLPGQTKNADFERAEEKAIKAIQTHGMNIGGKEKNPQIDEAYLLLGQARYFDQRFVPAMAAFNNILNKYPTSDKINQVKIWREKTSMRLDNNVGAIEKLTRLLKEEDIEGQDLADASAALAQAYLNTKSKDSALAQLTIAAENTEVKREKARYHFIKGQIYNEFGKKDSANMEFDAIIDMHRQIPRSFYINAHIEKSNNFEASDGNEIEFEDYLAELEENRENRPFLDKIYYRIAEYHRHKMSDSIAEVYYNKSLRKTSSDKYLRSLNYETLGNMYFDKNIYKIAGAYYDSTMTAMVENTKLYRIIKKKRENLDDVIYYEGIAQTNDSILRMVSLPKAEQLAIYTQFAEDQRLKALEAKKEQEAALERQKNQPIATNKLDQRKSQNLRSVGGPPDMSKNFQSKGNQVISNNNSKSSFYFYNQTTVAYGKNEFLKLWGNRKLQDNWRLSSERASLVNTVKNDSLMDTATEDTRFDPETYLASLPTEQKELDSIAKERNFAYYQLGIIYKEKFKELELSKTRFEDLLENNPEDRLILPSKYNLYRLYVELGLNRKAEAMKTTIINEYPDSRYAEILLNPQSELSKDENSPEAIYTKLYKQFENEEYAAVIKEAEAQIKRLEGDDFVPKFEILKASAKGRLYGFEAYKEGINYIALTYVNTEEGKKAQDIITNAFPVLAKKEFVADDDAENFNVIFQFENNEEEDVEAFIKTLDEEVAKVEYFDLSTSKDVYDENTTFVVVHGLKSIGGAKGFAELLKSGEKDKRGRIVKPKITRPYFAISSANYAIIQRHKNLNAYLELQ, from the coding sequence TTGAAAACCTATTACAAAATCATATTATTGCTTTTCTGTGCATCAATGCTTACCCAAAGCTGTTCGCGCAAAAAAGATAAATTCATTAACCGACAGTTTCATGCTTTAGGCACTAAATACAATGTGCTTTATAATGGCAATATTGCGCTGATACGTGGCATTGATGGTGTAAATAATGAATTTACAGAAAATTTCTGGGAGCTCTTGCCTGTTGAGCGTATGAGTGTGTCCGAAGATATTTTTTTGCCAGGACAAACCAAAAATGCCGATTTTGAGCGTGCTGAAGAAAAAGCCATTAAGGCCATCCAAACTCACGGGATGAATATAGGTGGTAAGGAAAAAAATCCACAGATTGACGAAGCTTATTTACTTTTAGGGCAGGCACGCTATTTCGATCAACGATTTGTGCCAGCAATGGCAGCTTTCAACAATATTTTAAATAAATATCCAACAAGCGATAAAATAAATCAGGTTAAAATCTGGCGCGAAAAAACAAGTATGCGTTTAGATAATAACGTTGGTGCTATTGAGAAACTGACACGACTCCTCAAAGAAGAAGACATCGAAGGCCAAGATTTAGCAGATGCTTCGGCAGCTTTAGCGCAAGCTTATCTCAATACAAAATCTAAGGATAGTGCGCTTGCCCAACTGACAATTGCTGCGGAAAACACAGAAGTGAAAAGAGAAAAAGCACGTTATCATTTTATTAAAGGACAAATTTATAATGAATTTGGTAAAAAAGACAGTGCAAATATGGAGTTCGATGCCATTATAGACATGCATCGTCAGATCCCAAGATCTTTTTATATCAACGCACATATTGAAAAATCAAATAATTTTGAGGCCTCAGATGGAAATGAAATAGAGTTTGAAGACTATTTAGCTGAACTTGAAGAAAACAGAGAGAACAGACCATTTTTAGATAAAATCTATTACCGCATTGCCGAATACCATCGCCATAAGATGTCAGATAGTATTGCGGAAGTCTATTATAATAAATCACTTAGAAAAACAAGCTCAGACAAATACCTAAGATCCCTTAATTACGAAACATTAGGGAATATGTATTTCGACAAGAATATATATAAAATCGCTGGAGCCTATTACGACTCAACGATGACTGCCATGGTTGAAAACACCAAGCTCTACAGAATCATAAAGAAGAAACGGGAAAACCTCGATGATGTGATATATTATGAAGGTATTGCGCAAACCAATGATAGTATTCTAAGAATGGTGAGTCTTCCAAAAGCTGAACAATTGGCCATTTACACACAATTTGCGGAAGACCAACGATTAAAAGCGCTAGAAGCAAAAAAAGAACAAGAAGCAGCCTTAGAACGACAAAAAAATCAGCCAATAGCAACTAATAAGTTAGACCAAAGAAAATCACAAAATCTAAGAAGTGTGGGCGGTCCACCAGATATGTCCAAGAATTTTCAGTCTAAAGGAAATCAAGTGATAAGTAACAATAATAGCAAAAGCAGTTTTTATTTTTATAACCAAACTACTGTAGCTTACGGTAAAAATGAGTTTCTGAAACTTTGGGGAAATCGTAAACTTCAAGATAACTGGAGACTGTCTAGTGAGCGTGCTAGTCTTGTAAACACTGTAAAGAATGATAGCTTAATGGACACCGCTACAGAAGATACACGTTTTGATCCAGAAACCTATTTGGCATCTTTACCAACAGAGCAAAAAGAATTAGATAGCATCGCTAAAGAGCGAAACTTCGCTTATTATCAATTGGGTATTATTTATAAGGAAAAATTTAAAGAACTTGAATTGTCAAAAACTAGGTTCGAGGATTTATTGGAAAACAATCCTGAAGACCGATTGATTTTACCTTCAAAATATAATTTATATCGTCTTTATGTCGAATTAGGACTAAACCGAAAAGCGGAAGCGATGAAAACGACAATCATCAATGAGTATCCAGATTCTCGTTATGCCGAAATTCTTTTAAATCCACAATCAGAACTATCTAAGGACGAAAACAGTCCTGAAGCCATTTACACTAAGCTCTACAAACAATTTGAAAATGAAGAATATGCTGCTGTGATTAAAGAAGCAGAAGCGCAGATAAAACGCTTGGAAGGCGATGATTTTGTGCCAAAATTTGAAATTCTAAAAGCCTCCGCTAAAGGAAGACTTTACGGTTTTGAAGCTTATAAGGAAGGAATTAACTATATTGCCTTAACTTATGTGAATACAGAAGAAGGTAAAAAGGCACAAGATATTATAACGAATGCCTTTCCTGTGTTGGCAAAAAAGGAATTTGTAGCCGATGATGATGCCGAGAATTTTAATGTCATTTTTCAATTCGAGAATAATGAGGAAGAAGATGTTGAGGCATTTATTAAGACTTTAGACGAGGAAGTTGCTAAGGTAGAATACTTTGACCTTAGTACATCAAAGGATGTTTACGACGAAAACACTACTTTTGTAGTGGTGCATGGACTAAAAAGTATAGGTGGTGCAAAAGGATTTGCAGAATTACTGAAATCGGGAGAAAAGGACAAAAGAGGGCGTATTGTAAAACCTAAAATTACAAGACCTTATTTTGCAATTTCATCGGCAAACTATGCTATAATACAAAGACATAAAAATTTAAATGCGTATTTAGAGTTACAGTAA
- a CDS encoding ABC transporter ATP-binding protein, which translates to MIYTKDLTKAYKGTTVLNIEELKIPKGQSFGLVGNNGAGKTTYFSLLLDLIKPTTGNITSNSVVVDESEDWKPFTSSFIDESFLIGYLTPEEYFYFIGELRGQNKADVDNLTSKFEDFFNGEIIGKKKYLRDLSKGNQKKAGIVAALIGNPEVIILDEPFANLDPTTQIRLKQIIKDLAKKQGGTVLVSSHDLMHVTDVCERIVVLEKGNVIKDLETNPTTLKELEAHFGSSAMASQEEE; encoded by the coding sequence ATGATATATACAAAAGACCTTACAAAAGCATATAAAGGAACAACTGTTCTTAATATTGAAGAATTAAAAATCCCTAAAGGTCAAAGTTTTGGTTTGGTAGGAAATAATGGTGCTGGAAAAACAACGTATTTCAGTTTATTATTAGATTTAATTAAACCAACCACAGGAAACATTACAAGTAATAGCGTTGTTGTGGATGAAAGTGAAGACTGGAAACCATTCACATCTTCTTTTATTGACGAAAGTTTCTTGATCGGTTATCTAACACCTGAAGAATATTTCTATTTTATCGGAGAATTACGCGGACAAAACAAAGCAGATGTCGATAATTTAACATCAAAGTTTGAAGATTTCTTTAACGGCGAAATTATAGGAAAGAAAAAATACCTAAGGGATTTAAGTAAAGGAAACCAAAAGAAAGCCGGCATTGTAGCAGCATTAATCGGTAATCCTGAAGTTATTATCTTAGATGAACCTTTCGCAAACCTAGATCCAACCACCCAAATAAGACTAAAACAAATTATTAAAGATTTAGCCAAAAAACAAGGTGGAACCGTTTTGGTATCTAGTCACGATTTAATGCACGTGACTGATGTGTGTGAAAGAATCGTTGTGTTAGAAAAGGGCAATGTGATTAAAGATTTAGAAACCAATCCTACAACATTAAAGGAATTGGAAGCGCATTTTGGAAGCAGCGCCATGGCATCACAAGAAGAAGAATAA
- a CDS encoding DUF5687 family protein, whose product MIKHFLNLEWKQYFRSSYWQKNIAINILMVFFALYFVVMFLSLGFGLLFILKKMYPDQDPFIIVNGFIFFWIIGDLMMRFFLQKLPVMSVKPLLILPIKRSTVVNYVLGKSAVSFFNFLPLFAIIPFSIMLVRDGYATSMVLTWMFTMIIFVLIINFLNFIIEAFSAEKELSFLPIITVVGILFGLNHFGVLPMTTLIGEALIGIANNPIFILIPIAILAFCYAFNFKILRSKLFLDSSLKSKVIEVNAADLSWTKRFGDIAPFMQLDLKLIWRNKRTKSMTFLLLIGVLYGLFFYPQPMYREMSFMSAFIGIFSTGFFLINFGQFIPAWDSAYYKLLMSQNIKYEQYLRSKFILMVISVVLLFVLGIPYVYFGYKILIAHFAAAIYNIGVNTHVILWGGSFNRKKIELDKKAAFNYQGTGAVQWLIGIPLMLVPMGLFGLVNWLAGFGAAIALLIVLGISGIVFHKKLMKGITQKYLDSKHKMIDAFSQDN is encoded by the coding sequence ATGATAAAACATTTTCTCAATCTCGAATGGAAACAATATTTTCGTTCGTCCTATTGGCAGAAAAATATAGCTATCAATATCTTAATGGTATTTTTTGCGCTTTATTTTGTGGTTATGTTTTTAAGTTTGGGCTTCGGACTGCTTTTTATTCTTAAAAAAATGTATCCTGATCAAGATCCATTCATAATTGTAAATGGGTTTATATTTTTCTGGATTATCGGTGACTTAATGATGCGTTTCTTTTTACAGAAACTACCCGTTATGAGTGTAAAGCCCTTACTTATTTTACCCATAAAACGATCTACAGTAGTTAACTATGTTTTAGGAAAATCTGCAGTATCGTTTTTTAATTTTTTACCCTTATTTGCCATCATTCCATTTAGTATTATGCTCGTAAGGGATGGCTATGCAACTTCCATGGTTTTAACATGGATGTTTACCATGATAATTTTTGTACTTATTATCAATTTTCTGAATTTTATTATTGAAGCTTTTTCTGCTGAGAAAGAATTATCATTTCTTCCTATTATTACAGTTGTGGGTATCTTGTTTGGCTTAAACCATTTTGGCGTGCTTCCAATGACCACATTAATTGGTGAAGCACTAATAGGAATAGCAAATAACCCAATTTTCATACTTATTCCAATTGCAATTCTAGCATTTTGTTATGCTTTCAACTTTAAAATTTTAAGAAGTAAACTATTTTTAGATAGCTCACTGAAATCTAAAGTTATAGAAGTCAATGCGGCAGATTTATCTTGGACCAAACGTTTTGGAGACATTGCACCATTTATGCAATTAGATTTAAAACTGATTTGGAGAAACAAAAGAACAAAATCCATGACATTTTTATTGTTGATTGGTGTGCTTTATGGACTGTTCTTTTATCCACAGCCCATGTACAGGGAAATGTCTTTCATGTCTGCTTTTATCGGAATATTCTCAACAGGGTTTTTCTTGATCAATTTCGGACAGTTCATTCCAGCTTGGGATAGCGCTTACTACAAACTATTAATGAGCCAAAACATTAAATACGAGCAATATTTGCGTTCAAAATTTATATTAATGGTCATAAGCGTGGTTCTGCTTTTTGTTTTGGGTATTCCGTATGTGTATTTTGGTTATAAAATCTTGATCGCACACTTTGCAGCAGCGATTTATAATATTGGCGTCAATACGCACGTGATACTTTGGGGAGGATCTTTCAACCGTAAAAAAATTGAATTGGATAAAAAAGCAGCTTTTAATTATCAAGGAACTGGAGCCGTACAATGGCTGATTGGTATTCCGTTAATGTTGGTGCCAATGGGTTTATTTGGCCTAGTCAACTGGCTCGCTGGCTTTGGAGCTGCAATAGCCTTATTAATCGTACTTGGAATTTCAGGCATTGTTTTTCATAAAAAATTAATGAAAGGTATCACCCAAAAATATCTCGATTCAAAACACAAAATGATTGACGCTTTTAGTCAAGATAACTAA
- a CDS encoding ferredoxin--NADP reductase — translation MSQFHSLTIKSVDKVTDNSVAITFDIPENLKEKFSFKAGQYITLKTTINNEDIRRDYSICASQKSGNVTVAVKAVEGGTFSIYANEQLKAGDTLEVAEPNGRFTFEANNAKTRTIAAFAAGSGITPVLSIAKTLLEDEPFSNFILVYGNKSSEDAMFFKDLVELQAFYGNRLHVHFIYSQVKEEDALFGRIEKSTVNLIVKNKYKDVTIEQFFLCGPEQMIHTVKDVLIENGIKENAIKFELFTAPVEADTEITTDLPSGQTKIKVMVDDEEFEFNMSQKQTILEAALKQDIDAPYSCQGGICSSCIARLTEGEAKMRQNNILTDGEVAEGLILTCQAHPTSANVAVDYDDV, via the coding sequence ATGTCACAATTTCATTCACTCACTATAAAATCAGTTGATAAAGTAACGGACAATTCGGTTGCCATTACCTTTGATATTCCTGAGAATCTAAAAGAAAAATTCAGCTTTAAAGCCGGACAATACATTACCTTAAAAACGACTATTAATAACGAAGACATCCGACGGGATTATTCCATTTGTGCTTCCCAAAAAAGCGGCAATGTTACTGTAGCCGTAAAGGCGGTTGAAGGTGGTACATTTTCCATTTATGCTAACGAGCAATTAAAAGCTGGCGATACGCTAGAGGTGGCAGAACCCAATGGACGTTTTACTTTTGAAGCCAATAATGCCAAAACCAGAACCATTGCTGCTTTTGCTGCTGGAAGCGGAATTACACCAGTTCTTAGTATTGCAAAAACACTTTTGGAAGACGAGCCTTTTAGTAATTTTATCTTGGTTTATGGGAATAAATCTTCTGAAGACGCTATGTTTTTTAAAGACCTTGTAGAACTACAAGCATTTTATGGCAATCGACTTCATGTTCATTTTATTTACAGTCAGGTAAAAGAGGAAGATGCGCTATTTGGTCGGATTGAAAAAAGTACGGTCAACCTCATCGTAAAAAACAAATACAAGGATGTTACAATTGAACAATTTTTTCTTTGTGGCCCAGAACAAATGATCCATACCGTAAAAGATGTATTAATCGAAAATGGTATAAAGGAAAATGCGATTAAGTTTGAATTGTTTACAGCTCCTGTTGAAGCTGATACCGAAATTACGACAGATTTGCCTTCAGGACAAACTAAAATCAAGGTGATGGTTGATGATGAAGAGTTTGAATTCAATATGTCGCAAAAGCAAACTATTCTTGAAGCGGCTTTAAAACAAGATATTGATGCGCCTTACTCTTGTCAAGGTGGAATTTGTAGTAGTTGTATTGCCAGACTTACCGAAGGCGAAGCCAAAATGCGTCAAAATAATATATTGACGGATGGAGAAGTTGCAGAAGGTTTGATATTAACGTGCCAAGCGCATCCGACGTCTGCAAATGTTGCTGTGGATTATGATGATGTGTAA
- a CDS encoding glycosyltransferase family 9 protein, translating to MSNKPNHILAIRFSAMGDVAMTVPVLRALTAQHPELKVTVVTRGLFKPFFQDLENVSVYEADLKGNHKGVLGLYKLSKELKALGFDAVADLHNVLRSKILKFFFFGNNVVQLKKGRAEKKALTSGQAFRQLKTTLQRYAEVFEALGYPVDLSQPTFPKPKPFSEELNAFISKKNLKTIGIAPFAAHQSKMYPLEQMENVIKKLSENYNIILFGGGNKEIEILNQLETKFDNVKSVAGKLNLEDELVLISNLDLMLAMDSGNAHIAAMLGKKVITIWGVTHPFAGFAPFNQLKDYSLTADRKKFPLIPTSIYGNTYPEDYKNAAGSVTVKTIVSKISEVL from the coding sequence ATGTCTAACAAACCGAACCACATATTAGCCATAAGGTTTTCAGCAATGGGAGACGTGGCAATGACAGTTCCCGTGCTTCGAGCACTTACGGCACAACATCCCGAACTCAAGGTCACAGTTGTTACTAGAGGATTGTTTAAACCGTTCTTTCAAGATTTAGAAAACGTTAGTGTATATGAAGCCGACTTAAAAGGTAATCACAAAGGTGTTTTAGGACTTTATAAATTATCAAAAGAACTAAAGGCCTTAGGTTTTGATGCCGTCGCAGATTTACACAATGTTCTTAGAAGTAAAATTTTAAAGTTCTTTTTCTTCGGAAATAACGTAGTGCAATTAAAGAAAGGTAGAGCTGAGAAAAAGGCACTCACATCAGGACAGGCTTTTCGGCAATTAAAAACCACGCTTCAACGCTATGCAGAAGTTTTTGAAGCCTTAGGTTATCCAGTAGACTTATCGCAACCTACATTTCCAAAACCAAAACCGTTTTCTGAAGAACTGAACGCCTTCATTTCCAAAAAAAACCTCAAAACTATCGGAATTGCACCTTTTGCAGCGCACCAGAGCAAAATGTATCCATTAGAACAAATGGAGAATGTAATTAAAAAACTGTCTGAAAATTATAATATCATTTTATTTGGAGGGGGAAACAAAGAAATAGAAATTTTAAATCAACTTGAAACCAAATTCGACAACGTAAAATCCGTAGCCGGAAAATTGAATTTAGAAGATGAGTTAGTGCTCATTTCAAATCTAGACCTTATGTTAGCTATGGATTCCGGAAATGCACATATCGCAGCCATGTTAGGCAAAAAAGTAATTACCATTTGGGGAGTTACACATCCATTTGCTGGTTTTGCACCTTTTAATCAACTTAAAGATTATTCTCTGACAGCAGATAGAAAGAAATTCCCTTTAATTCCGACTTCAATTTACGGCAACACATACCCTGAAGATTATAAAAATGCTGCTGGAAGTGTTACGGTAAAAACTATCGTATCAAAAATTTCAGAGGTTTTATAA
- a CDS encoding DUF4254 domain-containing protein: MFSQKANAIFQEVIKTYKVLNSVDQPFTNKYDKNDDLIAHLLYRKSWIDTVQWAYEDIIRDPNIDPVAALKLKRMIDASNQDRTDTVEYIDSYFLDKYKDVTVKPGAKINSESPAWAIDRLSILALKIYHMHLETVRDDASDAHKAACQKKLDVLLEQRVDLSTAIDDLLNDISNGDKYMKVYKQMKMYNDDELNPVLRGLK, encoded by the coding sequence ATGTTTTCACAAAAAGCTAACGCTATATTTCAAGAAGTTATTAAAACCTATAAAGTTTTAAATTCAGTAGATCAACCCTTTACAAATAAGTACGATAAAAACGACGATCTCATCGCACATTTATTATACAGAAAATCTTGGATAGATACGGTTCAGTGGGCTTACGAAGATATTATTAGAGACCCAAATATTGATCCTGTTGCCGCTTTAAAGTTAAAAAGAATGATTGATGCCTCTAACCAAGACAGAACGGATACAGTTGAATATATTGACAGTTATTTTTTGGATAAATACAAAGATGTAACCGTAAAACCAGGAGCTAAAATCAATTCTGAAAGTCCGGCTTGGGCCATAGACAGGCTTTCTATTTTGGCGCTTAAAATTTACCATATGCATCTCGAGACCGTCAGAGATGATGCCAGTGATGCACATAAAGCAGCTTGTCAAAAGAAATTGGATGTCCTTTTGGAGCAACGTGTAGATTTAAGTACTGCAATTGATGATCTACTTAATGATATCTCCAATGGAGACAAGTACATGAAGGTTTACAAGCAGATGAAAATGTATAATGATGATGAATTGAATCCTGTTTTGAGAGGTCTGAAGTAA
- the upp gene encoding uracil phosphoribosyltransferase, which translates to MQIHNLSETPSILNTFMSELRDKTVQKDSMRFRRNIERIGEIIGYELSKSLQFETHPIKTPLGTSETVLHKKDIVLCSILRAGVPLHNGLLNYFDAAENAFISAYRQHKHNPESFDIVVEYLACPSLEGKTLILADPMLATGQSMVATFEALKPFGIPKAIHLVSVIGAQPGIDYITKAFDADVQLWIAAVDDHLNDKGYIIPGLGDAGDLAFGNKLQQ; encoded by the coding sequence ATGCAAATTCACAACCTTTCTGAAACGCCTTCAATTTTAAATACGTTTATGTCTGAATTACGCGATAAAACCGTGCAAAAAGACAGTATGCGTTTTAGAAGAAACATTGAGCGGATCGGAGAAATTATTGGTTACGAACTCAGTAAATCCCTTCAGTTTGAAACGCACCCTATTAAAACACCTTTAGGCACTTCTGAAACCGTTTTACACAAAAAAGATATTGTATTGTGTTCCATTTTAAGAGCTGGTGTTCCACTTCATAATGGTTTATTGAATTATTTTGATGCTGCGGAAAATGCTTTTATTTCAGCATACAGACAACATAAGCACAATCCCGAAAGTTTCGATATTGTGGTTGAGTATTTAGCTTGTCCGAGTTTGGAGGGTAAAACCTTGATTTTAGCAGATCCAATGTTGGCCACAGGACAATCTATGGTAGCTACTTTCGAAGCTTTAAAACCTTTTGGTATACCCAAAGCCATACATTTAGTGAGTGTCATTGGTGCGCAACCTGGTATCGACTATATCACAAAAGCGTTTGATGCTGATGTACAACTTTGGATTGCTGCTGTGGACGATCACTTAAATGATAAAGGCTATATTATTCCTGGGCTAGGTGATGCAGGTGATCTGGCATTCGGCAATAAATTACAGCAATAA
- a CDS encoding DUF6427 family protein, producing the protein MITSIFSKSKPINFIIVAVYVSLLFVVTNYNLLFSDLNTALATIFKWGITLFLVFLLDFIVGKNNLTQRNSYAILTFGLLFGMFPEAMTHLDLLLANLFVIFALRRLISLHSKLNIKKKLFDAAFWIALATLFYFWAILFFALVIVALIYHSQNDFKNVIIPFAGVVTVIILLLTYNILVHDVYLRPSNFKRYASLDFTAYNSKENILKLTVLFTSFVWTIIYYFRIIPDKNKKLKPSYFIMAWASIIAILVAIIAPIKNGSEFLFLFVPFSIIMANYIEVISERWFKQVFIALLLLTPIIGLLL; encoded by the coding sequence ATGATTACAAGCATTTTTAGTAAATCTAAGCCCATAAACTTCATAATCGTTGCAGTTTATGTGTCACTCCTTTTTGTAGTTACTAATTATAACTTGCTGTTTTCAGATCTAAATACTGCGTTAGCCACGATTTTTAAATGGGGAATCACTTTGTTCTTGGTTTTTCTTTTGGACTTCATTGTGGGGAAAAATAATCTGACCCAAAGAAACAGTTATGCGATATTGACCTTTGGTTTGCTTTTTGGCATGTTTCCAGAGGCGATGACACATTTAGATTTATTGTTGGCTAATCTGTTTGTGATATTCGCATTAAGACGATTGATAAGCTTACATTCTAAATTAAATATTAAAAAGAAGCTGTTTGATGCTGCCTTCTGGATTGCATTGGCAACCCTATTTTATTTTTGGGCGATACTCTTTTTTGCCTTGGTCATCGTGGCTTTGATTTATCATTCCCAAAATGACTTTAAAAATGTGATAATTCCTTTTGCTGGTGTCGTAACAGTAATAATTCTACTCTTAACCTATAACATTCTCGTACACGACGTGTACTTGAGACCTTCAAATTTTAAGCGCTATGCGAGTTTAGACTTTACAGCCTATAATAGTAAAGAAAACATCCTGAAACTTACAGTTTTGTTCACCTCATTTGTATGGACGATAATCTATTATTTTAGAATCATACCAGACAAGAACAAAAAGTTAAAACCATCTTATTTTATTATGGCTTGGGCATCGATTATAGCCATTTTAGTTGCAATCATTGCACCAATAAAAAACGGTAGTGAATTTTTATTTTTGTTTGTTCCATTTTCTATAATAATGGCGAATTATATCGAAGTGATTTCAGAACGTTGGTTCAAACAAGTGTTTATCGCACTTTTGCTTCTTACACCTATTATTGGGTTATTGCTGTAA
- a CDS encoding DUF6341 family protein, whose protein sequence is MKDFFYGIQDLFVDVLFAPFDALRALELESWFSANIFSWIFMIIGFVAFVYWMLELKKYNDNGEEDKSISSHSFL, encoded by the coding sequence ATGAAGGATTTCTTTTACGGAATACAAGATTTATTTGTAGATGTATTATTTGCTCCATTTGATGCCCTTAGAGCATTGGAATTAGAAAGCTGGTTTTCTGCTAATATTTTCTCATGGATATTTATGATTATAGGCTTTGTAGCATTTGTATATTGGATGCTAGAGCTTAAAAAATACAATGACAATGGAGAAGAAGACAAGTCCATTTCTTCGCATTCCTTTCTATAA